In the Ignavibacteriales bacterium genome, one interval contains:
- the dxs gene encoding 1-deoxy-D-xylulose-5-phosphate synthase has translation MNEFNFQFLDSINLPEDLRKLDVQELRTVCAEVREYLIDCVSKTGGHLGAGLGAVELTVALHYVFHTPEDKLIWDVGHQAYPHKILTGRKNRMETIRTLGGLSGFLKRTESEYDTFGAGHASTAISAALGIAAARDLEKKNFKVAAIVGDGSMTGGMVYEAMNNAGVLKKNLIVVLNDNQMGSLSSLEPSVWSFHNYFTKMLTHPTYNKFKANVWDLTGKLDTFGDRLRMVAQQMEKGIKAVVTPGMLFEALGFRYFGPINGHNVVKLVEIFRQVKDLNGPILIHVITEKGKGYAPAEREVTRLHGVTPFDKITGISPKKNGQPPAYTDIFGKALVEICKQNTKVVGVTAAMSDGTGLIQLHEEMPERFFDVGIAEQHAVTFAAGMATEGYIPVVAIYSTFMQRAFDQVVHDCAIQKLHVVLAMDRGGLVGADGATHHGALDFSFLRCIPGMVIMAPKDEQELRDMLFTAVEYKQGPIALRYPRGHALGVSVRNGFQKLEIGKAETVRSGRDIALLAIGNMVPNALAAADVLSNEGVEAEVVNMRFAKPIDEEMLKSLAQRINTFVTIEENVVHGGFGAGVLEAFSHCGISDVSVKVHGLPDEFIEHGSPSELHQMVKLDADGIAEVAKEHLKITRGNSALHTT, from the coding sequence ATGAACGAATTTAATTTTCAATTTCTTGATTCCATTAATCTTCCGGAAGATTTACGCAAGCTGGATGTTCAAGAACTCCGGACCGTCTGTGCCGAGGTACGAGAGTATCTGATCGATTGTGTTTCGAAAACAGGCGGTCATCTTGGTGCCGGACTTGGTGCGGTGGAACTTACCGTAGCGCTTCATTATGTTTTTCATACGCCGGAAGATAAACTGATATGGGATGTCGGACATCAAGCATATCCGCATAAAATTCTGACCGGACGAAAAAACAGAATGGAAACAATCCGCACGTTGGGCGGATTGAGCGGTTTTCTGAAGCGTACTGAAAGCGAATACGATACATTCGGCGCTGGACATGCAAGCACGGCAATCTCCGCAGCGCTTGGTATTGCAGCGGCTCGTGATTTAGAAAAAAAGAATTTCAAAGTTGCGGCCATCGTCGGTGATGGCTCTATGACCGGCGGTATGGTGTACGAGGCAATGAACAACGCCGGAGTGCTGAAAAAAAATCTTATCGTTGTACTCAATGACAACCAAATGGGTTCGCTTTCATCGTTAGAACCCAGTGTCTGGTCATTCCACAATTATTTTACAAAGATGTTGACACATCCGACATACAACAAGTTCAAAGCAAATGTGTGGGACTTGACTGGCAAATTGGATACATTCGGCGATCGACTTCGCATGGTTGCGCAACAAATGGAGAAAGGAATTAAAGCCGTTGTAACTCCGGGCATGCTCTTCGAGGCACTTGGTTTTCGTTACTTCGGCCCGATCAATGGACATAATGTCGTAAAGCTGGTAGAAATATTTCGGCAAGTCAAGGATTTAAACGGTCCTATTCTCATTCACGTGATCACTGAAAAAGGGAAAGGATATGCGCCGGCGGAGCGCGAGGTGACACGTTTGCATGGAGTGACGCCCTTCGATAAAATTACCGGTATCTCTCCAAAGAAAAATGGTCAACCGCCGGCGTACACGGATATCTTCGGTAAAGCTCTGGTGGAAATCTGCAAACAGAATACAAAAGTTGTTGGTGTTACCGCTGCGATGTCGGATGGAACGGGCCTCATTCAACTCCACGAAGAAATGCCTGAACGTTTTTTTGATGTTGGTATAGCTGAACAGCATGCCGTGACCTTTGCGGCGGGGATGGCAACAGAAGGATACATTCCGGTTGTTGCAATTTATTCTACTTTTATGCAGCGTGCTTTCGATCAGGTAGTACACGACTGTGCGATTCAGAAATTACACGTCGTTTTGGCGATGGATCGCGGCGGATTAGTTGGTGCTGATGGTGCTACGCATCACGGTGCATTAGATTTTTCTTTCTTACGCTGCATTCCCGGTATGGTTATCATGGCGCCGAAAGATGAACAGGAATTGCGCGATATGCTCTTTACAGCTGTTGAGTATAAACAAGGACCGATTGCTCTTCGGTATCCTCGCGGTCATGCGCTTGGTGTTTCTGTGCGCAATGGATTTCAGAAGTTAGAAATCGGTAAAGCCGAAACAGTACGCTCAGGGAGGGATATTGCTCTGCTTGCCATCGGGAATATGGTGCCGAATGCACTCGCAGCGGCAGACGTATTGAGTAATGAAGGTGTTGAAGCAGAAGTTGTGAATATGAGATTTGCGAAACCGATTGATGAAGAAATGTTAAAATCGTTGGCCCAACGAATCAATACATTTGTTACAATCGAAGAGAATGTCGTTCATGGCGGATTCGGGGCTGGAGTATTGGAAGCGTTCAGTCATTGCGGCATCTCCGATGTTTCTGTCAAAGTACACGGACTGCCGGATGAATTCATTGAGCATGGTTCGCCAAGTGAATTACATCAAATGGTGAAGCTTGATGCTGACGGGATTGCTGAAGTGGCGAAAGAACATTTGAAAATTACTCGCGGAAATTCCGCGTTGCATACCACGTAA
- the tsf gene encoding translation elongation factor Ts produces MAVISSDVVKKLRDITGAGMMDCKNALTETKGDMELAIDYLRKKGAAVAAKRADRETNQGVVEAYIHAGGRIGAMVELNCETDFVAKTAGFKQLAHDIAMQVAAMTPLYVSREQIPQAVIEKELEIYKIQAQNEGKPAQIAEKISQGRLEKFYQETVLIEQSFIKDSGKTIKDIIDEETAKVGEKITVRRFLRYHLGESN; encoded by the coding sequence ATGGCAGTAATTTCTAGTGACGTAGTAAAGAAACTTCGAGATATAACCGGCGCGGGCATGATGGATTGCAAAAATGCTCTTACGGAAACCAAAGGCGATATGGAACTCGCTATCGATTATCTCCGTAAAAAAGGAGCTGCAGTTGCTGCAAAACGTGCCGATCGTGAAACGAACCAAGGCGTAGTGGAAGCATACATTCACGCCGGCGGGAGAATTGGTGCAATGGTAGAGTTAAACTGCGAGACAGATTTTGTCGCAAAGACCGCTGGATTCAAACAATTGGCGCATGATATTGCCATGCAAGTTGCTGCAATGACTCCGCTCTATGTATCTCGTGAACAAATTCCGCAGGCGGTTATCGAAAAGGAATTGGAAATCTATAAAATACAAGCGCAGAATGAAGGCAAACCGGCGCAGATTGCAGAAAAGATTTCGCAGGGGCGCCTTGAAAAATTCTATCAAGAAACAGTGTTGATAGAGCAAAGTTTTATCAAGGATTCTGGTAAAACTATTAAAGATATTATTGATGAAGAGACGGCGAAGGTTGGCGAAAAAATCACTGTTCGTCGATTCCTTCGTTATCATCTTGGTGAATCAAATTAA
- a CDS encoding Gfo/Idh/MocA family oxidoreductase: protein MEKARIGIVGLGSIAQTIHLPILSKFPDVEIVAVCDLDRAKAQFVADKFKVRRYYNNFEKMLAIEQDLDGFDICTPTLLHKDMAIAALAEKNNVLIEKPLARTAMEAEEIAAAARKYHQTLMVGMNNRFRPDAMILKSFIEDNALGKLFYTKAGWFKKLNAESAWLTKKTQSGGGCSILLFG from the coding sequence ATGGAAAAAGCACGTATTGGTATCGTTGGACTTGGATCTATTGCACAGACAATTCATCTTCCGATCCTCAGTAAATTTCCGGATGTCGAAATTGTAGCAGTTTGCGATCTCGATAGGGCAAAGGCGCAATTTGTCGCTGATAAATTTAAAGTGCGGCGTTACTACAACAACTTCGAGAAAATGCTTGCGATCGAACAAGATCTCGATGGATTTGACATCTGTACGCCGACGCTATTGCACAAAGACATGGCGATTGCGGCCCTCGCGGAGAAGAATAACGTTCTCATTGAAAAACCTTTAGCACGAACTGCAATGGAAGCAGAAGAAATTGCCGCTGCAGCAAGGAAATATCATCAAACATTGATGGTTGGCATGAACAATCGCTTCCGCCCGGATGCCATGATTCTTAAAAGTTTTATAGAAGATAATGCGCTTGGTAAACTCTTCTATACGAAGGCCGGATGGTTCAAGAAGCTGAATGCGGAGAGTGCCTGGCTGACCAAGAAAACCCAATCCGGAGGCGGCTGCTCGATCTTGCTTTTTGGATGA
- the secG gene encoding preprotein translocase subunit SecG, with amino-acid sequence MYTFAIIIEVIIGILLMLAILMQSSKGGGLAGGFGGANMGAVFGVRRTSDFLTKLTQWMAGVFMVLALVINLWLLPRGEIKKESVIQSGPPPAALPPAQQVPEAPIPGSK; translated from the coding sequence ATGTACACATTTGCAATCATTATTGAAGTCATTATTGGAATTTTATTGATGCTCGCGATTCTAATGCAGTCGAGCAAAGGTGGTGGATTGGCTGGAGGTTTTGGCGGTGCCAACATGGGCGCTGTCTTTGGCGTCCGGCGCACTTCGGATTTTCTCACCAAGTTGACACAATGGATGGCCGGCGTTTTCATGGTCCTTGCGTTGGTTATCAACTTATGGCTATTGCCGCGTGGTGAGATAAAGAAAGAAAGTGTTATTCAATCTGGTCCTCCTCCGGCAGCGTTACCACCAGCACAGCAAGTACCAGAAGCACCAATACCGGGTAGCAAGTAA
- the rplM gene encoding 50S ribosomal protein L13 has translation MNTSPKTRFFKPEEINQKWFLVDADGKTLGRIASHVAHILRGKHKPEFTPNHDLGDFVVIVNIEKVKMTGKRPELKELFHNTGYPGGARFESFKDLIKTNPEKVMEHAVKGMLPHNRLGRQMFKKLKVYRGAQHPHAAQQPEPISF, from the coding sequence TTGAACACGTCACCGAAAACACGGTTTTTTAAACCAGAGGAAATCAATCAGAAATGGTTTCTTGTTGATGCAGACGGAAAAACATTAGGCCGTATTGCGTCGCACGTTGCCCATATTCTGCGCGGCAAGCATAAACCGGAATTTACGCCGAATCACGACTTAGGAGATTTTGTCGTGATTGTTAATATCGAAAAAGTGAAGATGACCGGAAAACGGCCTGAGTTGAAAGAACTTTTTCATAACACAGGTTATCCAGGCGGCGCACGTTTTGAATCCTTTAAAGATTTAATAAAAACGAATCCAGAGAAGGTAATGGAGCATGCTGTAAAAGGTATGTTACCGCATAACCGTTTAGGACGTCAGATGTTTAAGAAATTGAAAGTATACCGGGGAGCGCAACATCCCCACGCTGCACAGCAACCAGAACCGATTTCTTTTTGA
- a CDS encoding PspC domain-containing protein: MTNQQRRLYRNQTNKVVAGVCSGLGEYLNVDTTVVRLVWILLTLLGGAGIIAYILAYFIVPEKPIEPGQATSPQIHDFTAVRIFGFLFVGAGVAILLDNLDILSFHRWWHMSWEFVFPGLLILAGIYFLTKHDKISTPLQSQESPMTGEQPSQDQIPHKDSSPHDQPKPKALRRSMSDKKLFGICGGAGEYFDIDPTIIRIAYAVFTVLSGGTGILIYLLMYLIIPEGQPQTRTQQ, translated from the coding sequence ATGACTAATCAACAACGCCGCCTCTATCGAAATCAAACGAATAAAGTGGTTGCCGGAGTTTGCAGCGGACTCGGTGAGTATTTGAACGTAGATACCACGGTTGTCCGCCTTGTTTGGATTCTCTTAACACTTCTAGGCGGTGCAGGAATTATTGCATATATCCTCGCATATTTTATTGTTCCAGAAAAACCAATTGAACCTGGTCAAGCAACTTCGCCGCAGATTCATGATTTTACTGCTGTGCGCATTTTTGGATTTCTGTTCGTTGGCGCAGGCGTCGCTATCTTACTTGACAATCTTGATATTTTATCATTTCATCGCTGGTGGCATATGTCGTGGGAATTTGTATTCCCCGGGCTTCTTATTCTTGCCGGTATTTATTTCCTTACAAAACACGACAAGATTTCAACGCCTCTGCAATCACAAGAATCACCAATGACAGGGGAACAGCCCTCTCAGGATCAGATACCACACAAGGATTCTTCACCACATGACCAGCCGAAACCGAAAGCGCTTCGGCGTTCGATGAGCGATAAAAAACTTTTTGGGATTTGTGGAGGAGCGGGAGAATATTTTGATATCGATCCGACAATCATCCGTATTGCATATGCGGTTTTTACCGTGCTTTCCGGCGGTACAGGAATTTTGATTTATTTGTTGATGTACTTGATTATTCCTGAAGGTCAACCGCAAACAAGAACACAACAGTGA
- a CDS encoding SAM-dependent chlorinase/fluorinase: MTSSTKRAARSYHPTGKVSAPIIALLTDFGQQDQYVASMKAVMLSINATMNIIDITHEIQPYRIHQAAYMLWSVYNYFPKNTIFVNVVDPGVGSGRRIIVMNTKKYTFIAPDNGLLDFVLYQEKSVSAVEVTPSSLKKYAIGDISSTFHGRDLIAPLAAYISDNVPIKQFGIPYSLPVILSPFVSSRRDVVPMCILHIDSYGNIITNLRSFELEKSMKEIQTVSIGSNMVSKWIRFYDEAPENTPCLIVGSNGLVEISAKKNSAAHLLHATLDSKLKVYWR, from the coding sequence ATGACCTCTTCGACAAAGCGTGCTGCGCGATCTTATCATCCTACAGGAAAGGTATCTGCTCCAATCATCGCGCTCCTCACCGACTTCGGACAACAGGATCAATATGTGGCATCGATGAAAGCAGTAATGTTGTCCATCAATGCAACGATGAATATTATTGATATCACTCACGAAATTCAACCTTATAGAATTCATCAAGCTGCGTATATGCTTTGGTCTGTGTACAATTATTTTCCAAAGAATACAATTTTTGTAAATGTAGTAGATCCCGGGGTCGGTAGTGGAAGGCGTATCATTGTGATGAATACAAAGAAGTATACATTTATAGCTCCTGATAACGGATTGTTGGACTTCGTTTTATATCAAGAAAAGAGTGTATCAGCGGTTGAGGTGACACCATCATCTCTCAAAAAATACGCTATTGGCGATATCTCATCAACATTCCATGGACGCGATCTCATCGCACCGCTCGCTGCATATATTTCCGACAACGTGCCGATCAAACAATTTGGTATACCGTATTCACTGCCGGTAATTCTTTCGCCTTTTGTGAGTTCTCGGAGGGACGTTGTACCGATGTGTATTTTGCATATTGATAGCTATGGGAACATTATAACAAACCTCCGGTCTTTTGAATTGGAAAAAAGCATGAAGGAGATACAAACCGTATCGATCGGCAGTAATATGGTGAGCAAATGGATTCGATTTTATGATGAAGCTCCGGAAAATACTCCGTGTCTCATCGTGGGCAGCAACGGTTTGGTAGAGATATCAGCAAAAAAAAATAGTGCTGCACATCTTCTGCACGCTACACTCGATTCGAAATTAAAAGTGTATTGGCGATGA
- a CDS encoding Gfo/Idh/MocA family oxidoreductase, whose product MSATNYSHHTKDVEDSSIAFLKMKNGSTLTIEASWSFESTSDFFYCDCFGTDGSGSLNPFRIIKRMHDNLVNVAPASIETPQSLYRKSYENELKHWIGALRGLHSIISNGDEAVQRMKILELIYKSAKRGKAVAIK is encoded by the coding sequence GTGTCGGCAACAAATTATTCGCATCATACAAAAGATGTAGAGGATTCATCGATCGCGTTCCTCAAAATGAAGAACGGCTCCACCTTAACTATTGAAGCAAGCTGGTCGTTTGAATCAACGTCGGACTTTTTCTACTGCGATTGTTTTGGTACGGATGGAAGCGGATCGCTCAATCCGTTTCGTATCATCAAACGTATGCACGATAATCTTGTCAATGTTGCACCTGCTTCGATCGAAACGCCGCAGAGTCTTTATCGCAAATCATACGAAAACGAACTAAAGCATTGGATTGGCGCGTTGCGTGGATTGCATTCGATTATTTCTAACGGCGATGAAGCTGTGCAACGGATGAAGATTTTAGAATTAATTTATAAATCTGCCAAACGCGGCAAAGCTGTTGCAATAAAGTAG
- the rpsI gene encoding 30S ribosomal protein S9, which translates to MQPRTTVGRRKNAIARVKLIDGSGKITVNKREFENYFPLEIQRDEIMKPFKVTDTMGRYDVMIRVNGGGPNGQAGAVRLGIARSLVALDEDARTALRGAGLLTRDPRMVERKKYGQKKARKRFQFSKR; encoded by the coding sequence ATGCAACCAAGAACTACAGTTGGCCGTAGAAAAAATGCCATTGCTCGAGTAAAGCTGATCGATGGTTCCGGTAAAATCACAGTGAACAAACGAGAATTTGAAAATTATTTCCCACTGGAGATTCAGCGGGATGAAATCATGAAACCGTTTAAGGTCACCGACACGATGGGGCGGTACGATGTCATGATACGCGTCAACGGCGGCGGTCCTAACGGACAAGCTGGAGCAGTACGGCTTGGCATTGCGCGTTCGTTAGTCGCACTTGACGAAGATGCCCGCACGGCGCTTCGCGGTGCCGGACTTCTTACACGCGATCCGCGTATGGTAGAACGAAAAAAATACGGACAGAAAAAAGCCCGCAAACGGTTCCAGTTCTCCAAACGTTAA
- the frr gene encoding ribosome recycling factor, with protein sequence MTNSKDILKQAEDRMKKAVEVVREELIKVRTGKATTALLDGIKIDYYGTMTPLNKVANVSIPDVHTVAVQPWEKNIIPIIEKAILVANLGLNPVSDGTIVRVPIPALNEERRRDLVKLVKKFGEDGKIAIRNIRRDAIEHLKKAEKGEHMSEDERKRGEQDTQKLTDKHIKDIDNHLAMKEKEIMEV encoded by the coding sequence ATGACAAACTCAAAAGATATTCTGAAACAAGCAGAAGACAGAATGAAGAAAGCCGTGGAAGTTGTACGGGAAGAACTTATAAAAGTCCGCACAGGCAAAGCAACCACAGCACTGTTAGACGGAATTAAAATTGATTACTACGGCACTATGACTCCGCTGAATAAAGTCGCAAACGTTAGCATACCGGATGTGCATACGGTTGCCGTTCAACCGTGGGAAAAAAATATTATCCCGATCATTGAGAAGGCAATTCTGGTAGCCAATCTTGGTCTCAATCCGGTTTCAGATGGAACAATCGTGCGTGTTCCAATTCCTGCGCTGAATGAAGAGCGTCGTCGTGATCTGGTGAAGTTAGTAAAAAAGTTCGGTGAAGATGGAAAGATTGCTATACGCAATATCCGCCGTGATGCCATCGAGCATCTCAAAAAAGCTGAAAAAGGCGAACACATGTCTGAAGATGAACGAAAACGCGGTGAGCAAGATACACAAAAGCTTACAGATAAACACATTAAAGATATCGACAATCATCTTGCTATGAAAGAAAAAGAAATAATGGAAGTATGA
- the rpsB gene encoding 30S ribosomal protein S2, with protein MPRVELDALLQSGAHFGHLTRRWNPKMKPYIFMERNGIHIIDLKKTQEMLETACNAVSNSIAEGKKPLFVGTKQQASDVMKQEAQRCHAHYVTERWLGGMLTNFSTIRKSVKRLTNIEKMETDGTFENITKKERLFLTRERDKLQAVLSGVVEMSRLPGIVFVVDIKKEAIAVKEAKRLGIPVVAIVDTNTDPDPIDYPIPANDDALKSVQLIAKAIADAVLDGVERASAKQQAEAEERATADAAEKASEKK; from the coding sequence ATGCCTCGTGTAGAACTCGATGCGTTGCTTCAATCCGGTGCCCATTTCGGACACTTGACCCGCCGTTGGAATCCCAAAATGAAGCCCTATATTTTCATGGAGCGCAACGGGATTCATATTATCGATTTAAAGAAAACCCAAGAGATGCTCGAAACAGCATGCAACGCTGTTTCGAATAGCATTGCTGAAGGGAAGAAACCGCTCTTCGTCGGTACGAAACAGCAGGCAAGTGATGTCATGAAGCAGGAAGCACAGCGATGCCATGCGCATTACGTGACGGAACGCTGGCTGGGCGGTATGCTGACAAATTTCAGCACCATCCGAAAAAGTGTGAAGCGTCTTACCAATATCGAGAAGATGGAGACTGACGGCACTTTCGAAAACATTACGAAGAAAGAACGGCTCTTCTTAACTCGCGAGCGCGACAAACTTCAAGCAGTGCTGTCCGGCGTTGTTGAAATGTCGCGTCTGCCCGGTATTGTATTCGTTGTCGATATAAAAAAAGAAGCCATTGCGGTGAAGGAAGCGAAACGTCTGGGCATTCCGGTCGTTGCCATCGTGGATACGAACACCGATCCCGATCCAATTGATTATCCAATTCCAGCGAACGATGATGCCCTTAAATCAGTACAATTGATTGCGAAAGCTATTGCCGACGCAGTGCTCGATGGTGTTGAGCGCGCATCTGCAAAACAACAAGCAGAAGCGGAAGAGCGCGCAACAGCAGATGCCGCAGAGAAAGCTTCAGAAAAAAAATAA
- a CDS encoding riboflavin synthase: MFTGLVEETGTVKSMKQKGGSVVFTIQGKKTAKTLRIDHSIAVEGVCLTVMKRTAKTFDVQAVEETLKKTTLGKLRAGSSINLERPLLPSDRIGGHFVLGHVDGMGKVAGLEYRESSWIFWIQVPKKFAHHLVPVGSIAVNGVSLTMAEVKSNSFAVSIIPHTMEVTTFKLLRPGAAVNLEFDVLGKYVERLFEVRRISIKK, encoded by the coding sequence ATGTTCACAGGATTAGTTGAGGAAACTGGAACCGTCAAATCAATGAAACAAAAAGGGGGCAGTGTTGTCTTCACTATTCAAGGAAAAAAAACTGCTAAAACTTTGCGTATCGATCACAGCATCGCGGTGGAAGGTGTTTGTTTGACAGTGATGAAAAGAACTGCAAAGACATTCGACGTACAGGCTGTGGAAGAGACATTGAAAAAAACGACGCTTGGCAAATTGCGGGCAGGTAGCTCTATCAATTTAGAACGGCCGTTATTGCCATCGGACCGGATTGGCGGGCACTTTGTTCTTGGACACGTGGATGGCATGGGCAAAGTGGCAGGGCTGGAATATCGTGAAAGCAGTTGGATTTTCTGGATTCAGGTGCCGAAAAAATTTGCCCATCACCTTGTACCTGTCGGTTCCATAGCTGTCAACGGTGTAAGTTTAACAATGGCTGAAGTAAAAAGTAATTCTTTCGCTGTTTCCATTATTCCACATACAATGGAAGTGACAACATTCAAATTGCTTCGACCGGGAGCCGCAGTCAACCTTGAATTTGACGTTCTCGGCAAGTATGTAGAACGCCTATTTGAGGTAAGAAGGATTTCGATAAAGAAATAA
- the xseB gene encoding exodeoxyribonuclease VII small subunit, whose translation MMTTKKAVKNSLESSLKRLEEIVETLERGETPLDDAVVLYEEGVQISKGCAEKLKAAELKIKKLSKEIDGQFTLNESEEA comes from the coding sequence ATGATGACGACGAAGAAAGCAGTGAAGAATTCATTAGAAAGTTCTCTCAAGCGGCTTGAGGAAATTGTGGAAACGCTGGAGCGCGGTGAGACACCACTCGATGACGCTGTGGTTTTATATGAAGAGGGAGTTCAGATTTCAAAAGGATGTGCTGAAAAATTGAAAGCCGCCGAATTGAAAATAAAAAAGTTATCAAAAGAGATTGACGGGCAATTTACACTGAATGAGTCTGAAGAAGCATGA
- the ribD gene encoding bifunctional diaminohydroxyphosphoribosylaminopyrimidine deaminase/5-amino-6-(5-phosphoribosylamino)uracil reductase RibD, whose protein sequence is MKTFNEHVMMRRCLELARKGAGMVNPNPMVGCVIVRNGKIVGEGFHKKFGGPHAEILALKHAGEKTKGAALYVSLEPCAHFGKTPPCTDAIIQAGISQVVIASKDPNPLVSGKGIRRLRRAGIQVNVGVLQKEAELLNEKFFKFMKTGLPFVGIKLAQTLDGRIADVAGKSKWITSQTARKEVHRLRNDFDAVFVGANTVLQDNPELTVRLVNGRNPVRVVVDGRLSLPTSQALFNTTAAPTWLLTSAKAVIANIQKVQKLVSQGVRVLPVSSAYRIDAESILRSLAAEGVSSVLIEGGAHTVGGFVNRSLADKLYLFVAPKILGDGLNGFCFKTPRFLRKPIMLKMIKSTLVGEDVLIEAKFIHD, encoded by the coding sequence ATGAAAACATTCAACGAACATGTCATGATGCGCCGTTGTCTTGAACTTGCACGGAAAGGTGCAGGTATGGTCAATCCCAATCCGATGGTGGGATGCGTGATAGTACGAAACGGTAAAATTGTGGGAGAAGGATTCCACAAGAAATTTGGCGGGCCGCACGCTGAAATTCTTGCGCTGAAACACGCCGGGGAAAAAACGAAGGGTGCAGCATTGTATGTCAGCTTGGAACCGTGCGCGCATTTCGGAAAGACACCGCCGTGCACCGATGCAATCATTCAAGCTGGAATTTCCCAAGTGGTGATTGCGTCGAAGGATCCAAATCCTCTTGTCAGCGGGAAGGGAATACGGCGACTGCGCAGAGCAGGCATTCAGGTAAACGTTGGAGTACTGCAGAAAGAAGCTGAACTGCTGAATGAAAAATTCTTTAAGTTTATGAAAACCGGATTACCGTTTGTCGGCATCAAACTTGCACAAACACTCGATGGAAGAATTGCTGATGTTGCGGGAAAATCAAAATGGATTACATCTCAAACCGCGCGAAAAGAAGTACATCGCCTGCGCAATGATTTTGACGCGGTTTTTGTTGGAGCGAATACCGTTCTCCAGGATAATCCAGAGTTGACGGTCCGGCTTGTGAATGGAAGGAATCCTGTGCGTGTTGTCGTTGATGGACGTCTTTCGCTTCCGACATCTCAAGCACTCTTCAATACAACAGCTGCGCCAACGTGGCTGCTGACATCCGCAAAAGCAGTGATAGCAAATATTCAAAAAGTGCAGAAGCTTGTTTCGCAGGGCGTACGTGTGCTTCCGGTTTCATCTGCTTACCGTATCGACGCGGAATCCATACTCCGCTCACTTGCGGCTGAGGGCGTTTCTTCTGTGCTCATAGAGGGCGGTGCTCATACTGTTGGCGGGTTTGTCAATCGGTCTCTTGCTGATAAGCTGTATCTGTTTGTTGCACCAAAAATTTTGGGAGATGGTCTGAATGGATTCTGCTTTAAAACGCCGAGATTTCTCCGCAAACCAATAATGCTGAAGATGATAAAAAGTACGCTCGTTGGAGAAGATGTACTCATTGAAGCAAAGTTTATTCACGATTGA
- the pyrH gene encoding UMP kinase: MADLKYNRVLLKLSGESLMGDREYGIDPKVVTRYAEEIASIAKLGVQIGIVIGGGNIYRGMEGSTDGIDKVTGDQMGMLATVINALALQNSLEHKGLKTRCLSAIDMQRIAEPFIRRRAIRHLEKGRVVIFAAGTGNPYFTTDTAAVLRAIEIEANVIIKGTRVDGVYDCDPEKNPAAIHLPEISYADVLKKDLQVMDLTAITLSKENNLPLVIFNMNIHGNLKRVVCGEAVGSKIVEISTQKS; this comes from the coding sequence ATGGCAGACCTCAAATACAACCGTGTTCTCTTAAAACTCAGTGGGGAATCACTTATGGGCGATCGAGAGTACGGGATCGATCCTAAAGTAGTGACTCGTTATGCTGAGGAGATTGCATCGATTGCAAAGCTTGGCGTGCAAATCGGTATAGTGATCGGCGGCGGAAACATTTATCGCGGTATGGAAGGATCCACAGACGGTATAGATAAGGTGACCGGCGACCAAATGGGAATGCTGGCAACCGTTATCAATGCACTAGCGTTACAAAATTCGCTGGAGCACAAGGGATTAAAAACACGCTGTTTGAGTGCAATCGATATGCAACGCATTGCCGAGCCGTTTATTCGGCGGCGCGCTATCCGTCATTTGGAAAAGGGCCGTGTGGTTATTTTTGCAGCAGGTACAGGAAATCCCTATTTTACCACCGATACTGCCGCGGTACTGCGTGCAATCGAAATAGAAGCGAATGTGATCATCAAAGGAACGCGCGTTGATGGTGTGTATGATTGCGATCCAGAAAAGAACCCTGCAGCTATCCATCTTCCCGAAATCTCTTATGCAGACGTTTTAAAAAAAGACCTTCAGGTTATGGATCTCACTGCAATCACTCTTTCTAAAGAGAATAACCTTCCGCTGGTCATATTCAATATGAATATTCACGGGAATTTGAAGCGTGTGGTCTGTGGAGAAGCGGTTGGATCAAAAATAGTTGAAATATCGACACAAAAATCGTAA